TGCACGGGGCCGCGCACCTGGCCGGCGTTCACGCCCGTCGTCATCACGGCGCCGAAAGTGCGCACGTCGAAGAAGTTGGCGCACATCCAGGCCGTGATCTCGCGGGCCTTGGCTTCGTCCTTGGGGAGCTTCTTGAATTGCTCCTTGGCGTCGGGCGGAATGCCGAGCGCTTCCCAGGCCTTCTGGTGCTGCTGGTTCAGCACGGCTTTTTCC
This genomic stretch from Dysgonomonas mossii harbors:
- a CDS encoding type I CRISPR-associated protein Cas7; the encoded protein is EKAVLNQQHQKAWEALGIPPDAKEQFKKLPKDEAKAREITAWMCANFFDVRTFGAVMTTGVNAGQVRGPVQMAFATSIDPVVPLEISITRMAVTTEKEAEAQSGDNRTMGRKHIIPYGLYLALIHI